The genomic region ATGAATGTGTTGCTGGGTGCACTCGCTAAAAAATGTTTGATAATGATCAGACTGCTCTAGTTTTCGAGAACCGATTCGGTTATAAATGACCGAGGGCTTCGGGACTGGTTGTATACACCATTGTTCATTTTGAAGGATACACCCATAGATGTGTTCTTCTTGCCATTGATCAAGTGAAAATACATAGAGAAATACATGATTTTCGTTTGCATATGTCGCCATTTCTTTGCAAAATGAAGAGAGTGGGCCGAAAGAGGGCTCATGTTCACTTTCGTGCACCTTCGTAAGAATGGCAACAACAGGACCAAGGTGGAGGCATGGATACTCGTGATCAAAGGCAACACCAATTCGAAAGATATCGTCAGGTAATATCAGTTTGTTAGCTAAGGTTTTGCTGCATTGCAATAGTAATTCGTTCTGCTCAAGCGGCATACATTCAATGGTTGCTTCGTGCTGACCAAAACAAATGGAAAGGGATTGATGCAAATCAACTTTCCATAATCGAAATAATTGTTTAGAGAGGCGAATCTCATTAGAATGAGAAAAATCGTTATCATCTATTGATTGAACGGTTACTTTGTAATACGTGAGCATACGGTTCCCTCTTTTTCTGGGTAAAAGTGATCGTACCTCTTATGTTTTCATATTAAAATGTAACGTTTTGCAAATTTTAAAGATTTAATAGAAAATAAGGTAATGAATGTTGTTTCGAATAGTTAAGGCATTGGCCTAATGCTGATATCGTATGTTATGTTACTAGGTTAGAAAGTGTGAAAAATCAAAGGTAGAAGGAGTTTTGGGTTCGTGGAAAATGTATTTGTCCTATTGATAATGATTACAATTGGTGCAATCATTGGTGGTTTTACTAATTCGTTAGCAATTAAAATGCTATTTCGCCCGTATGTGCCAGTTTATATTGGGAAATGGCGTGTTCCATTTACACCAGGTCTTATCCCAAAAAGGCGAGGAGAGTTAGCAGATCAGCTAGGAAAGATGGTTGTCACTCATTTGCTAACTCCTGAGGGGATTCGCAAAAAATTAATGAATGCCTCTTTTGTTCGTGAGATGACGAATTGGGCTCAAGAAGAGGTAAGAACGTTGCTTACGAGTGAGCAGACGATCCAAGGGTTAGCAACAGAACAAATCGAGCTTGATGATGTAAGAAAACGACTTGAAGATAAGACATGTCAATTTATTGACCAACGTGTTGAGCGGTTTTTAGATCAAATTCGTGATCAAAAGCTTGCAGATGTCATACCTGATAATTATTTGACAAAAGCAGATGAGCTTGTACCAAAAGCTGCTGAGCTGATTTGTGAGCGAGGTGTTCAATACTTTTCGAGTACAGAAGGAAAAGAAAAGTTAAGTGAAATGATTGACCGGTTTTTACATGGACGGGGGACGCTAGGGAACATGGTTTCAATGTTTTTAGGCAATGATCGCCTCGTTGATAAGGTGCAACCAGAAGTAATTAAACTGCTTGAGGACCGTAGTACCCAGCAAACGATTGAACAGTTACTGCAAAAGGAATGGGCAAAGGTAAAAGAGATGAAAGTCAGCGCCATTGAACAAAAAATCAATAAAGAAGAAGTCATCTCGTTTCTCAAGACGAAGGTCATTACAGAAGTGCCTATCTTTGAATGGATTGAAGAGCCGTTTTCGAAGTGGACAAGTCCATATCAGAAGACGATTATTGAAGATTGGGTGCCAAAGGGGATTGAGTTACTTAAAGAGGTACTTTCTGGTCGTTTAGAGGACATGATGAAAAAAATACATTTAGATGATGTCGTTAAAGAGCAGGTTGAGGCGTTTTCGGTTGAGAGGCTCGAGGATATGGTGCTGTCGATTTCGCGGAGAGAATTCAAAATGATCACGTATTTAGGAGCCTTATTAGGAGGTAGTATTGGTTTTATTCAAGGACTGCTGGTGTTGTTCATTTAGTTTATTTAACGATGTCTAGGAAATGAAATTCATGACTAGAATAGATATCAGAATAGATAAAAAACGGGTATATTTTACTAACAGGGGTGAATTTTACCCCGTGAACATGTTATAGTCGTTTATGATTATATTTTTAAGGAGGACATTTCAATGTCAAATATGTATGATAAGGCTCACGAGTTAGAAAGTGCTCTACGTGAGAGTGAAGAGTTCCAAACGTTAAAGGAATTACATGATACGGTAAATAACGATGAATCCTCTAAACGTATGCTTGATAATTTCCGTAATCTTCAGCTTGAATTACAACAAAAGCAAATGCAAGGTGTGCAAATTACTGAAGAGGAAGCTCAATCTGCACAGCAGCAATTTGAGCTTGTTCAGCAACATGAGACAATCTCTAAGCTTATGGAAGCTGAGCAACGTTTGAGCACGGTAATTGGTGACATTAATCGTATTATTACTGAGCCTTTAGAGGATTTATACGGTAAACCTGAATAAATGATGTTAGTGAAAACTCTCTGTCACGTGATGATGGGGAGTTTTTTGCATAGGTTTAGCTAGTGTTATGATTCATGGGAGGGGGGATGGTGGATCGTTCGTCCTTAACCGAGGAGATCATGCCGAGTGCTTATGAAAGCGAAGGGCGTGCTTTCAACGCCTCTGCCTGATCTCCTCTTCGTCGCCTGTCGTCGCCGCAACCGGTTATCACCGGTTAGGACTCACTAGCTGAGGCTAGCTCATTCTTTTTTTATAGGGATTACGAATGTTGGAAAGGTGTACGCTGAGATGAGTGCCCGCAGTTTGGCAGTGCATGAATCATACTGATTGATCAGGTAGAGTCGTTCGTCCTTAACCGAGGAGATCATGCCGAGTGCTTATGAAAGCGAAGGGCGTGCTTTCAACGTCTCGTCATGAACTCCTCTGCGTCGCCTGTTGTCGTCGCAACCGGTTATCACCGGTTAGGACTCACTAGCATGAGGTAGCTCCTATCTTTTTAGGGATTGCTAAAAGTATTTCTTTCACGTGATTGATTCTAGTTTTACATGTTCAGATGTTCTAATTGCTAATTAAAGTACATAGTCTATACTGATCGGATCGTTGGCTTACTAATATTTATTTATCTTATCTTAGGTTAACGTCTAGAGACTTAGTACAAAAAAGGGGGATCATTGTGACCTATCGATTATTAGCACTAAATATTGATGGAACCCTATTACGTTCAAACTCTCGTATAAGTCGCCAAACGAAAGATGCGATTGAATATGCGAAGCAGAAAGGTGCTGTTGTTACTCTTGCAACAGAACGCCCTTTTCCATCAGCAAAAAAGATTGCAAAGTCATTAAAAATTGATCATGAACTGATTACTCATGATGGAGCATTTATTGCCTCAGACATTGAAGACCCAGTGTACGAGCGACGCTTACATGAAGATAAGGCCTTTCATATTGTCGAATTATTAGAGAATTACCATTGTCATATCCGCTTGCTACATGAAAGTTTTTCCGTTGGCAACAAGGTCCGTCAAAAAAATCAGCTCATTGCGAAAATGACGATTGGTCTTGGGGATCCAGTGTTTTATCCACTCAGTTTTGTAGATTCATTGAGTGAACACCTCCTTCAAGAACCGATTGCCCCACCGAAGATCAAAGCACAGTTTATGAATGAAGATGATCGTGAACGGGCGATTGAAGAGTTGGAACGAGAGGTACCTAATATTCGTATTACCAGAGCTACAGACGATCATATTGAGATTGTACCAGAAGGTGTCTCAAAGGCACGTGGTCTACAAATATTAGGGAATCGCCTAGGGATATCATTAAACGAAATGGTGGCTATTGGTGTTGGTGAAAATGATGTTGATATGATCACACAAGCAGGTCTAGGGGTAGCGATGGGGAACGCACCGGAGAACGTTAAACAATCGGCGGATTGGATTACACGTTCGAATAATCAAAATGGTGTTTCTTATATGGTTAGAGAAGTCTTCCGCAAGCAGTTACGAGTTAAATTGTAAATATGAGTAGAGTGTCGGTGTTCTTAATGAGGGTGATCCCTTTTTGAGAGCACCTTTTTTGTGATTTAGCAGTATGAGATACGTATAATAGAGAGTAAAACCAGTTCAAATTTGAGATGATAGTAGCAAAGGTAATTCATTGACCAAGATATGTTCGTCAAGTAAACTAAAAACTGGACTAAAAAGAGGGAGTTCAAAAGGTTTGGAAAAGTGGGATTAACTCAGCAACATATGATTTACTTTTTAAAAAAAGATAGTGAGGCTCCTTTTCCACCAATATGAACGGAAACATAAATTATGTTAGCAGGAGAGTAGCCATGGAAATTTTTGTACGTGGAGTAGATGAGCGTTATAAGAGATCGCTTGAACATATTGCCCAGCTTTATTTTGAAGAGGTAGAGGTGAATTTTACCGAACATGAGGAGAGTGACTTCGAGCTATCGCTTAATATTCGTGGTGAGCAGTTGATTCAAGTATCTGCGACGTTAGTAGGGAAGGATGCAAATGAACATGCTTCATTTGAAAAGCATGTCGGAACGTTATCGAGCGAGAAGGAGTGGCTGAAAAAGGCAAAGCAAGCCGCTAATCATGTGTTTGTCAAAGTTTTAACAGCTTATACTGGGATTGCCCAGCCTTGGGGGACGTTAACAGGTATTCGTCCAACGAAACTCATTCATCAGAAGCTACGCCAACTTCAGGACAAAGCGGCCGTGCATGAAGAACTTCGTCGGGACTACTTATTAAGTGAAGAGAAGATCGAACTCGTACAACGAATCGTTGATCGTCAGCTAGCTGTTGTTCCTGATTTATATAAGTTAGATCGTGAAGTAAGTATCTATATTGGGATCCCATTTTGTCCGACAAAATGTGCGTATTGTACGTTTCCTGCTTATGCGATAAATGGGAAAAATGGGTCAGTTGAAGCGTTCTTAGATGGGTTACATTATGAAATTGAAGAGACGGGTAAGTGGCTTGCAGAAAATGGGGTTAACATTACGACCGTCTATTTTGGTGGGGGCACACCAACGAGTATATCGGCCGAACAAATGGACAAGTTGTATGAAACGATGTACGAATCCTTCCCCAATATGGATCAGGTTCGTGAGTTAACGGTCGAAGCCGGACGCCCAGATACGATTACACCAGAAAAAGTAGAGGTCTTAAAAA from Desertibacillus haloalkaliphilus harbors:
- a CDS encoding DUF445 domain-containing protein, which produces MENVFVLLIMITIGAIIGGFTNSLAIKMLFRPYVPVYIGKWRVPFTPGLIPKRRGELADQLGKMVVTHLLTPEGIRKKLMNASFVREMTNWAQEEVRTLLTSEQTIQGLATEQIELDDVRKRLEDKTCQFIDQRVERFLDQIRDQKLADVIPDNYLTKADELVPKAAELICERGVQYFSSTEGKEKLSEMIDRFLHGRGTLGNMVSMFLGNDRLVDKVQPEVIKLLEDRSTQQTIEQLLQKEWAKVKEMKVSAIEQKINKEEVISFLKTKVITEVPIFEWIEEPFSKWTSPYQKTIIEDWVPKGIELLKEVLSGRLEDMMKKIHLDDVVKEQVEAFSVERLEDMVLSISRREFKMITYLGALLGGSIGFIQGLLVLFI
- a CDS encoding YlbF family regulator produces the protein MSNMYDKAHELESALRESEEFQTLKELHDTVNNDESSKRMLDNFRNLQLELQQKQMQGVQITEEEAQSAQQQFELVQQHETISKLMEAEQRLSTVIGDINRIITEPLEDLYGKPE
- a CDS encoding Cof-type HAD-IIB family hydrolase; this encodes MTYRLLALNIDGTLLRSNSRISRQTKDAIEYAKQKGAVVTLATERPFPSAKKIAKSLKIDHELITHDGAFIASDIEDPVYERRLHEDKAFHIVELLENYHCHIRLLHESFSVGNKVRQKNQLIAKMTIGLGDPVFYPLSFVDSLSEHLLQEPIAPPKIKAQFMNEDDRERAIEELEREVPNIRITRATDDHIEIVPEGVSKARGLQILGNRLGISLNEMVAIGVGENDVDMITQAGLGVAMGNAPENVKQSADWITRSNNQNGVSYMVREVFRKQLRVKL
- a CDS encoding coproporphyrinogen III oxidase yields the protein MEIFVRGVDERYKRSLEHIAQLYFEEVEVNFTEHEESDFELSLNIRGEQLIQVSATLVGKDANEHASFEKHVGTLSSEKEWLKKAKQAANHVFVKVLTAYTGIAQPWGTLTGIRPTKLIHQKLRQLQDKAAVHEELRRDYLLSEEKIELVQRIVDRQLAVVPDLYKLDREVSIYIGIPFCPTKCAYCTFPAYAINGKNGSVEAFLDGLHYEIEETGKWLAENGVNITTVYFGGGTPTSISAEQMDKLYETMYESFPNMDQVRELTVEAGRPDTITPEKVEVLKKWKVDRISINPQSFEDETLKAIGRHHSVEETVTKYKLARELGLENINMDLIIGLPGEGVPEMRHTLGETEKLLPESLTVHTLSFKRASTMTKNKEKYKVASREEVLDMMKMTSEWTTEQGYEPYYLYRQKNILGNLENIGYAFPEKESIYNIMIMEECQTIIGLGCGAASKWVEPGTGKITRLANPKDPVTYNERFKHYTEEKIKVLADLFSKE